The following are encoded together in the Azospirillum lipoferum 4B genome:
- a CDS encoding DUF4170 domain-containing protein, whose product MPDKQLLHLVFGGELVRPDSDQFVDPSKLHIVGIFPSYEDAYKAWRGATGQTIDDAHTRYYIVHLHRFLDPAADDHKH is encoded by the coding sequence ATGCCCGACAAACAGCTCCTCCACCTCGTGTTCGGCGGCGAACTCGTGCGTCCGGACTCGGACCAGTTCGTCGATCCGTCGAAGCTGCACATCGTCGGCATCTTCCCGAGCTATGAGGACGCCTACAAGGCATGGCGCGGCGCCACCGGCCAGACCATCGACGACGCCCACACCCGCTATTACATCGTCCACCTGCACCGCTTCCTCGACCCGGCGGCGGACGATCACAAGCACTGA
- a CDS encoding EAL domain-containing protein yields MTLRRKIRWLTWIGLIGCLMAAIPALYLLRQGMIAERERVAAALVESAGGLLRDLDRSAASGAMSAEEARDRAQTALRALAAKPFHVTIFTDGVVRPGWPPMDRSVTAEGRFEPWGWAIAAAGDVGDLDRAFLMEASGFLLFLAVLLVLSWPGSLFLSQHVVGPLEILSDRMRQLTEGRTDIDIPGRERRDEFGAMARAMEFFRRAAIALIERDERLAGIMNNVSEAILLVDARGRIEEHNPAAVALLGVPAEKLRGRPLSSLFAAPDRARIESLLAAMAGDAETAAPVREQALGIERPGEGGRIDASLSVSPLVVRGRRGFVCALADVTDRLRHERELIRLATRDRLTGLPNRAMIESRLEKAVERSHRDRRPFAVLCLDLSRFKLITDTLGHQAGDALLQEVARRMAAAVRPDDPVGRIGTDDFAVIVEDIRGAQEAAAIAERILDSFDAPVTLPGCEHYVRPAVGIAVYPDDLAGAAGWNAAADVMDPQALLRAAETALYAAKRMGGRRHAFFRPELAEQARRQLALDGDLRAALALKQFRLHYQPKVSLIDFSLEGFEALLRWEKPGQGPERATMIPPGEFIPVAEETGFIVPLGDWVLDEACRQMREWLDAGMEPVPVAVNISPKHLRNRSADDFRRIIDRHGLPPGLIELEITEGAVMQDLDHALSVLAALKAMGIRVAVDDFGTGHSSLSYLKRLPITTLKIDRSFINGVPNEREDAGIVSTIIAMADMLGLHVVAEGVEKTEQANFLRHHNCTQVQGWLTGRPVPADAACGLLTERLRQIA; encoded by the coding sequence ATGACGCTGCGCCGCAAGATTCGCTGGCTGACCTGGATCGGCCTGATCGGCTGCCTGATGGCGGCGATCCCGGCGCTCTACCTGTTGCGCCAGGGCATGATCGCCGAACGCGAACGGGTCGCAGCCGCGCTGGTGGAGTCCGCGGGCGGGCTTCTGCGCGACCTGGACCGGTCGGCCGCGTCGGGCGCCATGTCGGCCGAGGAGGCGCGCGACCGGGCGCAGACGGCCCTGCGGGCGCTGGCGGCCAAGCCTTTCCACGTCACGATTTTCACGGACGGCGTCGTTCGGCCCGGCTGGCCGCCGATGGATCGCTCCGTGACGGCCGAAGGCCGGTTCGAACCATGGGGCTGGGCCATCGCCGCTGCCGGCGATGTCGGCGATCTCGACCGCGCCTTCCTGATGGAGGCGTCGGGATTCCTGCTGTTCCTGGCGGTGTTGCTGGTGCTGAGCTGGCCCGGATCGCTGTTCCTGTCGCAGCATGTCGTCGGCCCGCTGGAAATCCTGTCCGACCGCATGCGCCAGCTGACGGAGGGGCGGACCGACATCGACATTCCCGGCCGCGAGCGTCGCGACGAATTCGGCGCGATGGCCCGCGCCATGGAGTTCTTCCGCCGTGCCGCCATCGCCCTGATCGAACGGGACGAGCGGCTGGCCGGCATCATGAACAATGTCAGCGAGGCGATCCTGCTGGTCGATGCCCGCGGCCGGATCGAGGAGCACAATCCCGCCGCCGTCGCCCTGCTCGGCGTACCTGCCGAAAAGCTGCGCGGGCGTCCGCTGTCCAGCCTGTTCGCCGCCCCCGACCGCGCCCGGATCGAGTCACTGCTGGCCGCCATGGCCGGTGACGCGGAGACGGCGGCGCCGGTGCGGGAGCAGGCGCTGGGGATCGAACGGCCCGGAGAGGGCGGCCGCATCGACGCCTCGCTCAGCGTCTCGCCGCTGGTGGTGCGGGGGCGGCGTGGTTTCGTCTGCGCGCTGGCCGACGTGACCGACCGGCTGCGGCACGAACGCGAGCTGATTCGGCTGGCCACCCGCGACCGGCTGACCGGCCTGCCCAACCGGGCGATGATCGAGTCGCGGCTGGAAAAGGCGGTGGAGCGCAGCCATCGCGACCGCCGCCCCTTCGCCGTGCTGTGCCTGGACCTGTCGCGCTTCAAGCTGATCACCGACACGCTGGGCCATCAGGCCGGCGATGCGCTGCTGCAGGAGGTGGCGCGGCGGATGGCCGCCGCCGTCCGCCCGGACGATCCGGTCGGCCGCATCGGCACCGACGATTTCGCCGTGATCGTCGAGGATATCCGCGGCGCCCAGGAGGCTGCGGCCATCGCCGAACGCATCCTCGATTCCTTCGACGCTCCGGTGACGCTGCCGGGCTGCGAGCATTATGTCCGTCCGGCGGTGGGCATCGCCGTCTACCCCGACGATCTGGCGGGGGCTGCGGGCTGGAACGCGGCGGCTGACGTCATGGACCCACAGGCGTTGCTGCGCGCCGCCGAGACGGCGCTTTATGCCGCCAAGCGGATGGGCGGTCGCCGCCATGCCTTCTTCCGCCCCGAGCTGGCCGAACAGGCGCGGCGCCAGCTGGCGCTGGACGGCGACCTGCGCGCGGCGCTGGCGCTGAAGCAGTTCCGCCTGCATTACCAGCCGAAGGTGTCGTTGATCGACTTCTCGCTGGAGGGGTTCGAGGCGCTGCTGCGCTGGGAAAAGCCGGGGCAGGGGCCGGAGCGGGCAACGATGATCCCGCCCGGCGAGTTCATTCCCGTGGCGGAGGAGACCGGCTTCATCGTTCCGCTCGGCGACTGGGTGCTGGACGAGGCCTGCCGGCAGATGCGCGAGTGGCTGGATGCGGGCATGGAGCCGGTGCCGGTCGCCGTCAACATCTCGCCCAAGCATCTGCGCAACCGCAGCGCCGATGATTTCCGCCGCATCATCGACCGCCATGGCCTGCCCCCCGGATTGATCGAGCTGGAGATCACCGAGGGTGCCGTGATGCAGGACCTCGACCATGCGCTGAGCGTGCTGGCGGCGCTGAAGGCGATGGGCATCCGCGTGGCGGTGGACGATTTCGGCACCGGCCATTCCAGCTTGAGCTATCTGAAGCGGCTGCCGATCACCACGCTGAAGATCGACCGCTCCTTCATCAACGGCGTGCCGAACGAGCGCGAGGATGCCGGCATCGTGTCCACCATCATCGCCATGGCCGACATGCTGGGCCTGCATGTGGTCGCCGAAGGGGTGGAGAAGACCGAGCAGGCCAATTTCCTGCGCCACCACAACTGCACCCAGGTGCAGGGCTGGCTGACCGGCCGCCCGGTGCCGGCGGACGCCGCCTGCGGGCTGCTGACGGAACGGCTGCGGCAGATCGCGTGA
- a CDS encoding cytochrome b/b6 domain-containing protein produces the protein MPTMCSFDGSTNWSESGRTSSPPNTRWRSCLSGMAFGPCNRGVRGSYGCLCAGRPADASHSHIRRPGAASSLLTGHSTDATTELRHSQDQDKESVPLPQTTSAEITAEHCEDRAMASGHTATREKHGREVRVWDLPTRLFHWALVAAVAVAILSAELGMLPIHMLAGETVLILVLFRLAWGVVGSQTARFADFVKGPGAILDYLRRSRAGGEAAFTLGHNPLGALMVVALLLVLLVQASSGLFTSDDILVDGPLVPMASGATVAALSTVHRLLANGIFVLVGLHVAAVFFYLLVKKDNLIRPMVTGRKSLPGRLATAEPWRAPAALALAILVASAGLVFLVLRAAG, from the coding sequence ATGCCGACGATGTGCAGCTTCGACGGATCGACGAACTGGTCCGAGTCCGGACGCACGAGTTCGCCGCCGAACACGAGGTGGAGGAGCTGTTTGTCGGGCATGGCCTTTGGTCCTTGTAACCGGGGGGTGAGGGGGAGTTATGGCTGTCTTTGCGCCGGCAGGCCGGCTGATGCGTCGCATTCTCATATCCGCCGGCCGGGCGCCGCTTCAAGCCTGTTGACAGGCCATTCGACCGATGCCACCACGGAACTGCGGCATTCTCAGGATCAGGATAAAGAATCCGTCCCTTTGCCGCAGACGACAAGCGCCGAAATTACGGCCGAACACTGCGAGGATCGAGCGATGGCAAGTGGTCATACCGCGACTCGGGAGAAACATGGGCGTGAGGTTCGGGTCTGGGACCTGCCGACCCGGCTGTTTCATTGGGCGCTGGTCGCAGCGGTGGCTGTCGCGATTCTGTCGGCCGAGCTTGGTATGCTTCCCATTCATATGTTGGCGGGGGAAACAGTCCTAATTCTCGTGCTGTTCCGGCTGGCCTGGGGCGTGGTGGGCAGCCAGACCGCACGCTTCGCCGATTTCGTGAAGGGGCCGGGCGCCATCCTGGACTATCTGAGGCGGTCGCGGGCGGGCGGGGAAGCCGCCTTCACCCTGGGGCACAACCCGCTGGGCGCGCTGATGGTGGTGGCGCTGCTGCTGGTCCTGCTGGTCCAGGCGTCGAGCGGCCTGTTCACCAGCGACGATATCCTGGTCGACGGGCCGCTGGTGCCGATGGCCTCCGGCGCCACGGTGGCGGCGCTGAGCACGGTCCACCGCCTGCTGGCCAACGGCATCTTCGTGCTGGTCGGGCTGCATGTGGCGGCTGTGTTCTTCTATCTGCTGGTCAAGAAGGACAATCTGATCCGGCCGATGGTGACCGGCCGCAAGAGCCTGCCCGGCCGCCTCGCGACGGCGGAGCCGTGGCGGGCGCCTGCGGCATTGGCGCTGGCGATCCTGGTCGCGTCGGCCGGACTGGTCTTCCTGGTGCTGCGCGCCGCCGGCTGA
- a CDS encoding capsid assembly protein has product MMADTLLTEASAAAPAADAVPPLPIPEKFRDPKTGALRVEALLKSYLELEHRLSQSQQQQPAESAVAPPDPASFDPASLDLSSLDPVQLRRLLGAPESAEGYCIACDHGLFQPDPEINGRLFEAGYTPAQAQLLYDLAAERMVPLIQTVAAEFQAEREVERLVARFGGEERWREVSRQLLAWAGKTLPPAAVEGLATSYEGVMALYSMMTGSEPSALSMAGSRPGGGDGEAELRTLMRDPRYWRDRDPAVIARVTDGFQRLYPSQG; this is encoded by the coding sequence ATGATGGCCGACACTCTGCTGACCGAGGCATCCGCCGCCGCACCCGCTGCCGATGCGGTTCCGCCGCTGCCGATCCCCGAGAAGTTCCGCGATCCCAAGACCGGCGCGCTGCGCGTCGAGGCGCTGCTGAAATCCTATCTGGAGCTGGAGCACCGGCTTTCCCAATCCCAGCAGCAGCAGCCGGCCGAGTCGGCCGTGGCGCCTCCCGACCCCGCGTCCTTCGATCCGGCCAGCCTCGATTTGTCCAGCCTCGATCCGGTGCAGCTTCGTCGCCTGCTGGGCGCGCCGGAGTCGGCGGAGGGCTATTGCATCGCCTGCGACCATGGGCTGTTCCAGCCGGACCCGGAGATCAACGGCCGCCTGTTCGAGGCCGGCTACACCCCGGCGCAGGCGCAGCTTCTGTACGACCTCGCGGCCGAGCGGATGGTCCCGCTGATCCAGACCGTCGCTGCCGAGTTCCAGGCGGAACGCGAGGTCGAACGGCTGGTCGCCCGGTTCGGCGGCGAGGAGCGCTGGCGCGAGGTGTCGCGGCAACTGCTGGCCTGGGCCGGCAAGACTCTGCCGCCGGCCGCGGTCGAAGGGCTGGCGACCTCCTACGAAGGTGTCATGGCGCTCTATTCGATGATGACCGGCAGCGAGCCGTCCGCCCTGTCGATGGCGGGATCCCGCCCCGGCGGCGGGGATGGCGAGGCCGAACTGCGCACCCTGATGCGTGACCCCCGCTATTGGCGCGACCGCGACCCGGCGGTGATCGCCCGCGTCACCGACGGCTTCCAGCGGCTCTATCCCAGCCAGGGCTGA
- a CDS encoding portal protein, with translation MPASAAVKPAAGRSKDLSEPEALLERYRAARERRAVWESHWQDCYDHALPNGRPFRGDGTPGERRVDRLFDGTAPDAVEQLAASLLSELTPPWSRWFGFQPGPALVGAERDRIAPLLDRAAGIVQAHFDRSNFAVEVHQAFLDLVTVGTASLLMEEAAPGAPSSLRFTAVPLAEAVLEEGPDGRLDATFRRSEATLAQILQRFPGAELPDELRKQAADEPDSRFPLVEAVLPDGTAYRWAVVLDSGLAEPSWLAQGRFAQSPFVNFRWLKAPGETYGRSPVMKALPDIKTANKVVELVLKNASIAVTGIWQAEDDGVLNPATVRLVPGTIIPKAMGSAGLTPLANPGRFDVSQLVLDDLRGRIRHALLIDRLGPVESARMTATEVLERSVEMARLLGATYGRLQAELMTPLLLRAVAILRRRGEIPDITVDGRLVELQHRSPLAQAQAQRDVQAALRWLDSVKALGPEAETAVDAAATARWLGEAFGVPAKLMRAETGATPDAELSNAGVPNG, from the coding sequence ATGCCCGCATCCGCAGCCGTGAAACCCGCCGCAGGCAGGTCTAAGGACCTGTCGGAGCCGGAGGCCCTGCTGGAGCGTTACCGCGCCGCCCGCGAACGCCGGGCCGTTTGGGAAAGCCACTGGCAGGATTGCTACGACCATGCGCTGCCCAACGGCCGGCCCTTCCGCGGCGACGGAACGCCGGGCGAGCGGCGCGTCGACCGCCTGTTCGACGGCACCGCCCCCGATGCGGTGGAACAGCTGGCCGCCAGCCTGCTGTCGGAGCTGACGCCGCCCTGGTCGCGCTGGTTCGGCTTCCAGCCCGGTCCGGCACTGGTGGGGGCGGAGCGCGACCGCATCGCTCCGCTGCTCGACCGGGCCGCCGGGATCGTGCAGGCCCATTTCGACCGCTCCAACTTCGCGGTGGAGGTGCATCAGGCCTTCCTCGACCTCGTCACCGTCGGCACCGCCAGCCTCCTGATGGAGGAGGCCGCACCCGGCGCGCCGTCCAGCCTGCGCTTCACCGCCGTGCCGCTGGCCGAAGCGGTGCTGGAGGAGGGGCCGGACGGCCGGCTCGACGCCACCTTCCGCCGCAGCGAGGCGACGCTGGCCCAAATCCTCCAGCGCTTTCCCGGTGCGGAGCTGCCCGACGAGCTGCGCAAACAAGCGGCCGACGAACCCGACAGCCGCTTCCCGCTGGTCGAAGCGGTGCTGCCCGACGGCACGGCCTATCGCTGGGCGGTGGTGCTGGACAGCGGGCTGGCCGAGCCGTCCTGGCTGGCGCAGGGGCGCTTCGCCCAGTCGCCCTTCGTCAATTTCCGCTGGCTGAAGGCGCCGGGGGAGACCTATGGCCGCTCGCCGGTGATGAAGGCGCTGCCCGACATCAAGACCGCCAACAAGGTGGTGGAGCTGGTGCTGAAGAACGCCTCCATCGCCGTCACCGGCATCTGGCAGGCGGAGGATGACGGGGTGCTGAATCCCGCCACCGTCCGGCTGGTGCCCGGCACCATCATCCCGAAGGCGATGGGGTCGGCCGGGCTGACGCCGCTGGCCAATCCCGGCCGGTTCGACGTGTCGCAGCTGGTGCTGGACGACCTGCGCGGGCGCATCCGCCACGCGCTGCTGATCGACCGGCTGGGGCCGGTGGAGTCGGCGCGCATGACTGCGACCGAGGTGCTGGAACGCTCGGTGGAGATGGCCCGGCTGCTCGGCGCCACCTATGGCCGGCTGCAGGCGGAGCTGATGACGCCGCTTCTGCTGCGGGCGGTGGCGATCCTGCGCCGGCGCGGCGAGATCCCCGACATCACCGTGGATGGCCGTCTGGTGGAGTTGCAGCACCGCTCCCCGCTGGCGCAGGCGCAGGCGCAGCGCGACGTCCAGGCGGCGCTGCGCTGGCTGGACAGCGTCAAGGCGCTGGGGCCGGAGGCCGAGACCGCCGTCGACGCGGCGGCGACCGCCCGCTGGCTGGGCGAGGCCTTCGGCGTGCCGGCCAAGCTGATGCGGGCGGAGACCGGGGCGACCCCGGATGCCGAGTTGTCCAATGCCGGGGTCCCCAATGGCTGA
- a CDS encoding metallophosphoesterase family protein, with translation MTVYFTSDTHFGHGGARGRFRRPFDSTAEMDAAMEANWNATVGPGDEVWHLGDFALHMRPDAMAELLGRLNGTKHLIAGNNDGPATLALPGWASVQHYAELTLDGVDLVMCHYAFRSWNGMHRKALNLHGHSHGQLKPQPRQIDVGVDVWNFRPVTLAELTVPRQRRKKAPEGETPP, from the coding sequence ATGACCGTCTATTTCACCAGCGACACCCATTTCGGCCATGGCGGCGCCCGCGGGCGCTTCCGCCGCCCCTTCGACTCGACGGCCGAGATGGACGCGGCGATGGAGGCGAACTGGAACGCCACCGTCGGCCCCGGCGACGAGGTCTGGCACCTCGGGGACTTCGCCCTGCACATGCGGCCGGACGCCATGGCGGAGCTGCTCGGCCGGCTGAACGGCACCAAGCATCTGATCGCCGGCAACAACGACGGCCCGGCCACGCTGGCGCTGCCCGGCTGGGCCAGCGTGCAGCATTACGCCGAACTGACGCTGGACGGCGTCGATCTGGTGATGTGCCACTATGCCTTCCGCAGCTGGAACGGCATGCACCGCAAGGCGCTGAACCTGCACGGCCACAGCCATGGCCAGTTGAAGCCGCAGCCGCGGCAGATCGATGTCGGCGTCGATGTGTGGAATTTCCGCCCCGTCACCCTCGCCGAACTGACCGTCCCGCGCCAGCGGCGCAAGAAGGCGCCCGAAGGCGAAACGCCCCCCTGA